The DNA segment ATACAGCTTCGCCATTAGTTCCGCTGCAATTTCGGTCGCCTGGTAGTCGCCGTGCTCGGCAACGATGTGAGAGAGCATTCGCTCCCCGGCATATTCGAGCAACATCAGATTGTTCTCACGACCGAGCAACCGGACTGCTCCCCTCCCATTGCGCCATACCAGATAGTCGGCCCCGCGCAGTTCATCAGCAATGTCTTCTATAGGTTTCAATCCCTTGACGATTGCAGGAGTCCCGTCTGGCAATGAAACTTTCCAAACGAGGCTGGAAAAGGTGTCCGCAATGAGAACAGGTTGCGAAACGTGCCAATGAGCAGGAAAAACAGGCGGCATGAACATCAACCCCAAGTCAGAGGGTCCAATCGCAGATAGAAGGCAAGGCGTTCGCGGTCGGGGGCTTCGATCCCCAATACATTGAATAGGACAGCGAAGGCGCGCTCTGCTTCATCTGGCGCTGCCCAGTTCTCTTCGGCGTTAGCAATCATGAGTGCCAAATCGGCATAGCGATCTGCTGTTCCGAGCCGCCCAAGGTCGATCAGACCCGTGCATTGAAGAGTTTTAGGGTCCACCATGAAGTTCGGCATGCAGGGATCACCATGGCAAACAACCATATCGGTGCGCTCTTGGTCGAGCCGCACCGGTAGCTCTCGTTCGACACGAGCCAAAAGATCGAGCTGCGGCGTACTCTTGTCCTCGTCCGGTAAGAAGTCGGGATTGACGGCATTGCGGGACACCACATCAACGGCGCGTCCGAACATTCGCGACAGCCTGCGCTCAAACGGACATTGATCAACCGATAGGCTGTGAACAGCGCCAAGTTGCTGCCCCATTGACGGCCACGCTTTGAGCAAATCCGCTCCAGACAGATCAGCCGCCGGTACTCCCGGAATTGCCGTTATCACCAAGCATGCACCCTCCTGTTCCTCCTGCCAGTTGATGACCTCGGGGCAAGCCACACCTCGACCTTTGAGCCAAATGAGGCGGTCACGCTCTCCAGCGAGCTCACCGCGGCGGGAAGCAGGTGCGATTTTCGCGAAGGCATGCCCGTCACCACGTCGAAAAACAAAATCACCAGATTCTCCGCCTCTGACAGGCAACCAGTCAGAATGCGATTCACCAAAAAAAATATTAGTTCGATTCAATGGAGGTTCCTTCAGTTTTCTGAGGCTTTGTTGCACAAAGATTTGAAATGCAAAGCGCCCCTAATTGATCCAAATTTAAGGCGTAACTTGGGTAAGTGGGCGACCTAATTCCGTAAATCTGTTAAGGACTGCTACACGTGCATGGATCTCATTCACCTGACTAGGAAAGCTTCTTGCCATTAATTTATCGCCTAATAATTTGATGCAATGCATCTTGGTTTCCACCAAACTGCGGCGATGATAGCCTGACCATTTTTTCCATAATGTCCTGCCTAAATGTTTAACTGTTCGAAGTAATTCATTTCGCTCTAGCGAGCTACTCTTTGTATCTTTCCATGGTTTCGCATTTTTTC comes from the Acinetobacter sp. WCHAc010034 genome and includes:
- the aph(3'')-Ib gene encoding aminoglycoside O-phosphotransferase APH(3'')-Ib, with translation MNRTNIFFGESHSDWLPVRGGESGDFVFRRGDGHAFAKIAPASRRGELAGERDRLIWLKGRGVACPEVINWQEEQEGACLVITAIPGVPAADLSGADLLKAWPSMGQQLGAVHSLSVDQCPFERRLSRMFGRAVDVVSRNAVNPDFLPDEDKSTPQLDLLARVERELPVRLDQERTDMVVCHGDPCMPNFMVDPKTLQCTGLIDLGRLGTADRYADLALMIANAEENWAAPDEAERAFAVLFNVLGIEAPDRERLAFYLRLDPLTWG